A DNA window from Flammeovirga agarivorans contains the following coding sequences:
- a CDS encoding zinc-binding dehydrogenase, producing MKAVTFNPDNNQFSINEINIPTIQPHEILIKVEACGINPVDAKVQFWKGMVGEQMNDEWVVGLDVVGKVHEVGSEVMGFDIGDEVFYHGNMIKPHGGLAEYAVHTPSTLFKRPTSLLIEDAAASPCAGWTAWRALVEKLQINERDELLIIGGSGGVGSYAIQIAKNVFNVKKVIAVASTANHDYVLSLGADEVIDYKTEDVVRRVQELTNDIGASKAFDTIGAGNDILAANSLRFNGQMLELVDTVKPINYDNVFMKNLTFHQLALGAGHEFGNIGEQSIIDAANGLTKAILNGQIKTPHLQIVNFEGAVKTLNAILEKKVVGKVILKINA from the coding sequence ATGAAAGCTGTTACGTTCAATCCAGATAATAATCAATTCTCTATAAATGAGATTAATATTCCAACCATTCAACCACATGAAATTTTAATTAAAGTGGAAGCTTGTGGAATCAATCCTGTTGATGCTAAGGTCCAATTTTGGAAAGGTATGGTAGGTGAACAAATGAACGATGAATGGGTCGTTGGACTTGATGTGGTAGGAAAAGTACATGAAGTTGGGAGTGAAGTAATGGGTTTTGATATTGGAGATGAAGTATTTTATCATGGAAATATGATAAAACCACATGGTGGTTTAGCTGAATATGCTGTTCATACTCCTTCTACATTATTCAAAAGGCCAACGAGTTTATTGATTGAAGATGCTGCAGCGTCCCCATGCGCAGGTTGGACTGCTTGGAGGGCATTGGTAGAAAAATTACAAATTAATGAGCGTGATGAATTACTGATCATTGGCGGTTCTGGAGGAGTGGGGTCTTATGCGATTCAGATTGCAAAAAATGTATTTAATGTAAAGAAAGTGATTGCTGTGGCATCTACAGCAAATCATGATTATGTATTAAGTCTAGGAGCAGACGAAGTGATTGATTATAAAACAGAAGATGTTGTTCGTAGAGTCCAAGAACTCACTAATGATATTGGTGCATCAAAAGCTTTTGATACCATTGGAGCTGGGAATGATATTTTAGCCGCCAATTCTTTAAGATTTAATGGTCAGATGTTAGAACTTGTGGATACAGTGAAACCTATCAACTATGATAATGTATTTATGAAAAACCTTACTTTCCATCAATTAGCCTTAGGTGCTGGTCATGAATTTGGAAATATTGGTGAGCAATCAATAATAGATGCAGCAAATGGTCTAACAAAAGCCATTCTAAATGGACAAATAAAAACACCGCATCTTCAAATTGTCAATTTTGAAGGTGCGGTGAAAACGCTCAATGCGATATTAGAAAAGAAAGTGGTTGGTAAAGTAATTTTGAAGATTAACGCATAA
- a CDS encoding MORN repeat-containing protein, which produces MKLIYTTFLFLIVSLSFSQAQCVSGDCENGKGKMVYKNKDFYDGEWANGYPNGQGIFVYGENGSNSYEGNFLNGNFNGKGKLIWADGSTYLGQFKNNTFNGEGILLWKNGNRYEGNFVDDQIYGNGTLTYANGDEYRGEFKDGKPNGKGTYYYKDGRKYSGEFKKGKQKGIGSISYPNGDTFKGEFKKGLKNGKGELITHNKTIYGYWLNDELNKIFIEKAEGHSNENKEVIMR; this is translated from the coding sequence ATGAAATTAATATACACAACTTTCTTATTTCTAATCGTTTCACTTTCATTTAGCCAGGCACAATGTGTTTCTGGAGATTGTGAAAACGGGAAAGGCAAAATGGTTTATAAAAACAAAGATTTTTATGATGGAGAATGGGCCAATGGTTATCCAAATGGCCAAGGGATTTTTGTCTATGGAGAAAACGGTTCAAATAGCTATGAAGGCAATTTTTTAAACGGAAATTTCAACGGAAAAGGAAAACTCATCTGGGCCGATGGCTCTACATATTTAGGTCAGTTCAAGAACAATACTTTTAATGGTGAAGGCATTCTGTTATGGAAGAATGGTAACCGATATGAAGGTAATTTTGTAGATGACCAGATATACGGTAATGGTACACTCACTTATGCAAATGGTGATGAATATAGAGGTGAGTTTAAAGATGGCAAGCCCAACGGAAAAGGTACTTATTATTATAAAGACGGAAGAAAATATTCTGGAGAATTCAAAAAAGGAAAACAGAAAGGAATTGGTTCAATCAGTTACCCCAATGGTGATACCTTTAAAGGAGAATTTAAAAAAGGACTTAAAAATGGTAAAGGTGAGCTCATCACTCATAATAAAACCATTTATGGTTATTGGCTGAATGATGAGCTAAATAAAATATTTATTGAAAAGGCAGAAGGACACTCAAATGAGAATAAGGAAGTAATTATGCGTTAA
- a CDS encoding DUF445 domain-containing protein translates to MNFDVTFNDILLYLSIPFISGFVGWFTNAAAIKMMFYPIAFWGLKPFGWQGIIPAKSESIASRAVDLITEKLLKIEEQFALLDPDVVNEEMKGSITNVSRNTVDLVMRSEIPSIWENVPQTLKVTIYESIEERIPVVTDRVLHDIGQNIREMLDLKKLTIDTVKQHPDLLNIIFMKCGKDEFKFIERSGLYFGFLFGMVQMVIAYFFNPWWLLPLFGILTGYLTNWLALKLIFEPKEPIYFLGMKFQGLFLQRQKTVAEEYASLITSRILTIERIFRYTLQNTGKAKLSEIFKYRISELVDETYSEINDIIGKIVDDKITQKHLNIIKNIAHFTFMAEFHICIRDAFPYAEKVFNLKNNIQQKIEELPYEDFEGLLRPAFQEDEWILIVVGAILGGCAGMFQFIILFQ, encoded by the coding sequence ATGAACTTTGATGTAACATTCAACGACATACTTCTTTATTTATCAATACCATTTATCAGTGGATTTGTGGGGTGGTTTACTAATGCAGCAGCCATCAAAATGATGTTCTATCCTATTGCATTTTGGGGGTTAAAACCTTTTGGTTGGCAGGGAATAATTCCTGCAAAATCAGAGTCCATTGCAAGTAGAGCTGTCGACCTGATCACTGAAAAATTATTAAAGATTGAAGAACAGTTTGCTTTGTTAGACCCAGATGTAGTCAATGAAGAAATGAAGGGGTCTATTACCAATGTATCAAGAAATACAGTTGATTTGGTAATGAGATCAGAAATACCTTCAATATGGGAAAATGTTCCTCAAACATTAAAAGTAACTATCTACGAAAGTATTGAAGAAAGAATCCCTGTAGTTACCGATAGAGTATTACATGATATAGGCCAGAATATCAGAGAAATGTTGGATTTAAAGAAACTAACAATTGATACTGTAAAACAACACCCCGATCTTTTAAATATCATCTTTATGAAATGTGGTAAAGATGAATTCAAGTTTATTGAAAGGTCCGGTTTATATTTCGGTTTTCTATTTGGTATGGTTCAAATGGTCATCGCTTACTTTTTTAACCCATGGTGGCTATTGCCTCTTTTTGGTATTCTTACAGGTTATTTAACAAATTGGTTAGCTTTAAAATTAATATTCGAACCCAAAGAACCTATATATTTTCTTGGTATGAAGTTTCAAGGCTTATTCCTTCAAAGACAAAAGACAGTTGCTGAAGAATATGCCTCCCTGATTACTAGTAGAATACTTACCATAGAACGAATTTTTAGATATACCCTCCAAAATACTGGTAAAGCAAAGCTTTCAGAAATTTTCAAATATAGAATCTCTGAATTAGTAGATGAGACCTATTCTGAAATCAATGATATCATTGGGAAAATAGTCGATGATAAAATCACTCAAAAGCACCTTAACATTATAAAGAATATTGCCCATTTTACATTTATGGCTGAATTTCATATTTGTATTAGAGATGCCTTCCCTTATGCTGAAAAAGTATTTAACCTAAAAAATAATATTCAGCAAAAAATTGAGGAATTGCCTTATGAAGATTTCGAAGGTTTACTTCGTCCTGCATTTCAAGAAGATGAATGGATACTAATTGTAGTTGGTGCAATACTAGGTGGCTGTGCTGGAATGTTTCAATTTATCATACTATTCCAATAA
- a CDS encoding MFS transporter yields MTTLTQTETKSSIRAILSVFSAGAFFFYSFIQMTLFSTEAMKAYFIDKLSLASIAEFGSFAGAFLYGTVLMLIPIGILLDKVSVKKVIMSTALLAVVCVIGTSLSNNQTLSMIFRFLLGIAHCAAFMAPFRLAPRWFPSSKLALVSGLLVTFAVFGGWVSGSPVLMMLEYYGGDTTMYINSALGVLVLLCIIFFVQDSPSEESKDVNTEDSLSLMKSLKLAASNSQNWLAGLYIGLLNLSVLLLGAVWGTTYLKFVNPEFSEETYTGIIGMIFIGTMVGSPLCGWISDQLKSRKIAMIGGAFLSLLIMLLIMFPLSNAAGYFYFTFLALGIITSAQTIGYPVIGESNDDEVLGTANGLSAVVLMGIGAIGQPLFGSLVGYFGGNENASMDQLQTAFQSAIWVMPIAFIGAIICGALIKETFRKV; encoded by the coding sequence ATGACAACACTTACTCAAACAGAAACGAAAAGTTCAATTCGAGCAATTCTATCTGTATTTTCTGCAGGAGCTTTCTTTTTCTACAGCTTCATTCAAATGACATTATTCAGTACAGAAGCAATGAAAGCCTATTTTATAGATAAGCTTTCTTTAGCATCAATTGCTGAATTCGGAAGTTTTGCAGGTGCATTTTTATATGGAACAGTACTCATGCTTATACCCATTGGGATCTTATTAGATAAAGTCTCCGTAAAGAAAGTAATTATGAGTACGGCATTATTAGCTGTGGTTTGTGTTATTGGTACTAGCTTATCTAATAATCAGACCTTATCCATGATTTTTCGTTTTCTATTAGGTATTGCACATTGTGCCGCATTTATGGCCCCATTCCGATTAGCCCCAAGATGGTTTCCATCATCTAAACTGGCCCTAGTTTCTGGATTACTAGTTACGTTTGCTGTTTTTGGTGGTTGGGTATCTGGCTCACCTGTTTTAATGATGTTAGAATATTACGGTGGAGACACTACTATGTATATTAATAGTGCCTTAGGCGTATTAGTATTACTATGTATTATATTTTTTGTACAAGACAGCCCTTCTGAGGAATCAAAAGATGTAAATACAGAAGACAGCTTATCTCTAATGAAAAGCCTTAAACTTGCTGCATCTAACTCTCAAAACTGGTTAGCTGGATTATATATTGGATTGCTAAATTTGTCAGTTCTACTCCTTGGTGCTGTTTGGGGAACTACCTATCTTAAATTTGTTAACCCTGAATTTTCAGAAGAAACTTACACAGGTATCATCGGGATGATATTTATAGGTACAATGGTAGGGTCTCCATTGTGTGGTTGGATTTCTGATCAATTAAAATCAAGAAAAATTGCTATGATTGGAGGAGCTTTTCTATCTCTATTGATCATGCTTTTAATAATGTTCCCTTTATCAAATGCTGCTGGATATTTCTATTTTACCTTCTTAGCTTTAGGAATCATAACTTCAGCACAGACCATTGGATACCCTGTTATAGGTGAATCTAATGATGATGAAGTATTAGGAACTGCGAATGGTTTATCTGCAGTAGTATTGATGGGTATTGGAGCAATAGGACAACCATTATTTGGCAGTTTAGTTGGGTATTTTGGAGGAAATGAAAATGCAAGTATGGATCAACTACAGACAGCATTCCAATCTGCAATTTGGGTGATGCCAATTGCATTCATTGGTGCAATTATATGTGGGGCCCTAATAAAAGAGACTTTCAGAAAAGTATAA
- a CDS encoding amidohydrolase family protein translates to MINKRTLLIGVFFLSSFLISFGQEEKENDQWDVNKPPRTTSKVNFKTDEGTWMNLDVSPDGQTIVFDLLGDIYTMPISGGKAQIIRKGLAWEVQPKFSPDGKKIAFTSDAGGGDNIWVMNVDGSEAKQITKESFRLLNNPTWTEDSQYLVARKHFTFTRSLGAGALYMYHISGGDGIELVARKNEQQDINSPEISPDGKKLYYVEDVYPGGFFQYNKDPNNQIYIIKSYDRVTGETETVVSGPGGAIGPKVSHDGKKMSFIRRVRTKSVLYIHDFETKAQKPLFDQLEKDQQEAWAIFGPSTKYAWTPDDKYIVIWGKGGKIWKVDTTTGEGEVIPFEVEVEQEITPSLRFKHEVAPEEFTAKALRNVTTSTDGKTIYFHAAGYLYSKKMPNGKPKRFTSQETAFEYEPNISKDGSKMVYVTWNDEEKGKIHVYDFKSKATNTLALPKGIYRRPQFSPDNKMITFVKESGNNQQGYVYTNEAGVYVVAINDLSTIKRVTESGDFPQFNAKGDRIFYQTGGFFFGALKKAFKSVDLNGQDTRTHFTTKYTNQFVPSPDNKWIAFTELFKVYIAPMPLAGKPIDLSSSTKAVPVAQVAKDAGYNIHWSGDSKTLHWSLGNEYFSTSLQESFAFVDGAKKELSEPKSEGIKVDLKLESAKPNTTIALTNARIITVDTDNKVIEKGTVVIKENRIVAIGENVTVPKEAKVIDCNGKTIMPGIVDAHAHLGAFRLGMSAQQNWPYYANLAYGVTTTHDPSANSEMVFNQSEMVRTGTMVGPRIYSTGVILYGADGDFKANINSLDDARSAIRRTKAWGAISVKSYNQPRREQRQQVIKAAEEEEIMVVPEGGSTFYHNMSMILDGHTGIEHNIPVTPVFNDVQKLWAGTKVGYTPTLIVNYGGVNGEFYWYQNTKVWEKEPLLTFTPRSIIDSRSRHRTMIPQEEYEIGYIATSKSAKALSDKGVKVNLGAHGQIQGIGAHWELWMLEQGGMSPIEAIRSATYNGAHYLGLDGDVGSLEEGKLADLIILDKNPLENIRNTESIEHVMINGVLYDSKTMNEVIEGKERKKFYWEMEGYNPQFEWHEQTQNFTVPKCGCSLH, encoded by the coding sequence ATGATAAATAAACGTACCCTATTAATTGGTGTGTTTTTCCTATCGTCATTTTTAATTTCTTTCGGTCAAGAGGAAAAAGAAAATGATCAATGGGATGTAAACAAACCACCAAGAACAACATCGAAAGTTAATTTCAAGACAGATGAAGGCACATGGATGAACTTAGATGTTAGCCCTGATGGCCAAACTATTGTATTTGATTTACTAGGCGATATCTACACTATGCCTATTTCAGGTGGAAAAGCTCAAATTATAAGAAAAGGTTTAGCTTGGGAAGTGCAACCAAAATTTAGTCCTGATGGAAAGAAAATCGCCTTCACTTCAGATGCTGGTGGTGGTGATAATATTTGGGTGATGAATGTAGATGGTTCAGAGGCAAAGCAAATTACAAAAGAGTCTTTCCGATTATTAAATAACCCTACTTGGACAGAAGACAGCCAATATTTAGTTGCAAGAAAGCACTTTACATTTACGCGTTCATTAGGTGCTGGTGCCTTATATATGTATCATATTTCTGGTGGTGATGGTATAGAATTAGTTGCAAGAAAAAACGAACAACAAGATATTAACTCCCCTGAAATCTCTCCTGATGGTAAGAAACTTTACTATGTAGAGGATGTTTATCCTGGTGGTTTCTTCCAATACAATAAGGATCCAAACAATCAGATTTATATCATTAAATCATATGATAGAGTAACCGGAGAAACAGAAACTGTTGTAAGTGGTCCAGGTGGAGCGATTGGCCCTAAGGTATCTCACGACGGAAAGAAGATGTCGTTTATTCGTAGAGTTAGAACTAAATCTGTTTTATACATTCATGATTTTGAAACTAAAGCACAAAAACCACTTTTCGATCAATTAGAAAAAGATCAACAAGAAGCATGGGCTATTTTCGGTCCATCAACAAAATATGCATGGACTCCAGATGATAAATATATTGTTATATGGGGTAAAGGCGGTAAAATCTGGAAAGTGGATACTACGACTGGAGAAGGAGAAGTAATTCCTTTTGAAGTAGAGGTAGAACAAGAAATAACTCCTTCACTAAGATTTAAGCATGAAGTAGCTCCTGAGGAGTTCACAGCTAAAGCATTACGTAATGTAACCACCTCTACTGATGGTAAGACCATTTATTTCCATGCTGCCGGATATCTTTACTCTAAGAAGATGCCTAATGGTAAGCCAAAGCGTTTTACATCACAAGAAACTGCTTTTGAGTACGAGCCTAATATTTCTAAGGATGGATCTAAAATGGTTTACGTTACTTGGAATGATGAGGAAAAAGGCAAAATCCATGTTTACGATTTCAAATCAAAAGCAACAAATACTTTAGCCCTGCCAAAAGGTATTTATAGAAGACCTCAATTCTCTCCTGATAATAAAATGATCACTTTTGTAAAAGAAAGTGGTAACAATCAGCAAGGGTATGTTTATACCAATGAAGCTGGTGTTTATGTAGTTGCAATTAACGACTTGTCTACCATTAAAAGAGTTACTGAAAGTGGCGATTTCCCTCAGTTCAATGCAAAAGGGGATCGTATTTTCTACCAAACAGGTGGCTTCTTCTTCGGTGCTTTGAAAAAAGCATTTAAGAGTGTTGATCTAAATGGTCAAGATACGCGTACGCACTTCACTACAAAGTATACGAACCAATTTGTTCCGTCTCCTGATAACAAATGGATTGCGTTTACAGAATTGTTTAAAGTATATATCGCTCCTATGCCACTAGCAGGTAAACCAATTGATTTGTCTTCATCGACTAAAGCAGTTCCTGTAGCACAAGTAGCCAAAGATGCCGGATATAACATTCATTGGTCAGGTGATTCTAAAACTTTACACTGGTCATTAGGAAATGAGTACTTCTCTACTTCCCTACAAGAGTCTTTTGCTTTTGTAGATGGTGCTAAGAAAGAGTTGTCTGAGCCAAAAAGTGAAGGAATTAAGGTGGATTTAAAATTAGAATCGGCTAAGCCTAACACTACCATTGCTTTAACAAATGCAAGAATCATTACTGTTGATACTGATAATAAGGTAATCGAAAAAGGTACTGTTGTGATCAAAGAGAACAGAATCGTTGCAATTGGTGAAAACGTTACTGTTCCAAAAGAAGCCAAAGTGATTGATTGTAATGGTAAAACAATTATGCCTGGTATTGTTGATGCGCATGCCCATCTTGGTGCTTTCCGATTAGGAATGTCTGCTCAACAAAATTGGCCCTACTATGCAAACCTTGCTTATGGTGTAACTACCACTCATGACCCTTCTGCAAACTCTGAGATGGTGTTTAACCAATCGGAAATGGTAAGAACAGGTACCATGGTTGGTCCTCGTATTTATTCTACAGGTGTAATCCTTTATGGTGCCGATGGTGATTTCAAAGCCAATATCAATTCATTGGATGATGCCCGTTCTGCAATTAGAAGAACGAAAGCATGGGGTGCTATCTCCGTGAAATCATATAACCAACCAAGAAGAGAGCAACGTCAGCAAGTGATTAAAGCTGCTGAAGAAGAAGAGATCATGGTAGTTCCAGAAGGAGGCTCAACTTTCTATCATAACATGTCTATGATTTTAGATGGTCATACAGGTATCGAACATAACATTCCTGTCACTCCTGTATTTAATGATGTTCAGAAGTTATGGGCAGGAACGAAAGTTGGCTATACTCCTACGTTAATTGTAAACTATGGTGGTGTAAATGGTGAGTTTTACTGGTATCAGAATACAAAAGTTTGGGAGAAAGAACCTTTATTGACTTTCACTCCAAGAAGTATTATCGATAGCCGTTCTCGTCATAGAACAATGATTCCACAAGAGGAATATGAAATTGGATATATCGCAACTTCTAAGTCTGCTAAGGCTTTATCTGATAAAGGTGTAAAAGTAAACTTAGGTGCACATGGTCAAATTCAAGGTATCGGAGCTCATTGGGAATTATGGATGTTAGAGCAAGGTGGTATGTCTCCTATTGAAGCCATTAGATCAGCAACTTATAACGGTGCACATTATTTAGGACTAGATGGTGATGTAGGTTCATTAGAAGAAGGCAAGTTAGCCGACCTCATCATTCTTGATAAAAACCCATTGGAGAACATTAGAAACACAGAATCTATTGAGCATGTAATGATCAATGGTGTGTTATATGATTCTAAAACAATGAACGAAGTAATTGAAGGAAAGGAACGTAAAAAATTCTA